In Chloroflexia bacterium SDU3-3, one DNA window encodes the following:
- a CDS encoding PAS domain-containing protein, protein MLQIIHQRVADLKSQSPADSYRIPVVLLLLGSSLVAAMLALVIFIMVPIFSEVRLPFLLSTVATIAVIFLCFFLVFQSRIQVAVSIIVITHLLSLLWGLDIFGLVNGSVFLVGFSIPVLFAAMAGSRKMVISVTVASVLIVAYILFRSNAFTDSPVNYISSILVFSIATGVVACSADYFSRSLQSHLSNALQREHELEELRQWLEQKVQERTVDLKRALYDVELREATIARALTDLSESESLQRAILDAIPDAMFRVSRAGICLDFKPAHISTDLKLHSPITGMPIAQVLPFEYAYRVQGLIAVVLDTGEPQLFESTIRRGPQVADYEIRMVACADDEVLGIIRDITEQKKADRIKSEFVSVVSHELRTPLTSIRGAIGLVAGEVAGPIPPKAKDMLEIAQKNSMRLLLLINDILDIEKIETGKMRLDLQPHALLPIVEHAVAADQNYSAQYNVAVRIASPTPDVIVRIDADRMQQVLANLISNAVKFSPPGSEVRICITTYDDRVRVAVQDQGPGITDEFRTRIFQKFAQADASDQRQKGGAGLGLSISKTIIEQFGGLIGFESEPGQGSTFFFELPVMRG, encoded by the coding sequence ATGCTGCAGATCATCCATCAGCGGGTCGCCGATCTCAAAAGCCAGTCCCCCGCCGACAGCTACCGCATCCCGGTGGTGCTGCTGCTGCTCGGCTCCTCGCTCGTGGCCGCCATGCTCGCGCTGGTGATCTTCATCATGGTCCCGATCTTCAGCGAGGTGCGGCTCCCCTTCCTGCTCAGTACGGTGGCCACTATCGCGGTCATCTTCCTCTGCTTCTTCTTGGTGTTCCAATCCCGCATCCAGGTGGCCGTCTCGATCATCGTCATCACCCACCTGCTCTCCCTGCTCTGGGGGCTCGACATCTTTGGGCTGGTGAACGGCAGCGTGTTTCTGGTGGGCTTCTCCATCCCAGTGCTCTTTGCGGCCATGGCGGGCAGCCGCAAGATGGTGATCAGCGTGACAGTCGCCAGCGTGCTGATCGTCGCCTATATCCTCTTCCGAAGCAACGCCTTCACCGACAGCCCGGTCAACTACATCAGCTCGATCCTGGTCTTCAGCATCGCCACAGGGGTGGTGGCCTGCTCCGCCGACTACTTCTCGCGCTCGCTGCAGTCGCACCTTTCCAACGCGCTGCAGCGCGAGCACGAGCTAGAGGAGCTGCGCCAATGGCTGGAGCAGAAGGTCCAGGAGCGCACGGTCGACCTGAAGCGCGCGCTCTACGATGTGGAGCTGCGCGAGGCCACCATCGCCCGCGCCCTCACCGATCTGAGCGAGAGCGAGTCGCTGCAGCGCGCTATCCTCGACGCCATCCCCGACGCCATGTTTCGCGTCAGCCGCGCGGGCATCTGCCTCGACTTCAAGCCCGCCCATATCTCCACCGACCTCAAGCTGCACAGCCCGATCACTGGCATGCCGATCGCGCAGGTTCTGCCCTTTGAGTACGCCTACCGCGTGCAGGGGCTGATCGCGGTGGTGCTCGACACTGGCGAGCCACAGCTCTTCGAGAGCACCATCCGGCGCGGGCCACAGGTGGCCGACTACGAGATCCGCATGGTGGCCTGCGCCGACGACGAGGTGCTGGGGATCATCCGCGACATCACCGAGCAGAAGAAGGCCGACCGGATCAAGAGCGAGTTTGTCTCGGTGGTCAGCCACGAGCTGCGCACCCCGCTCACATCCATCCGCGGCGCGATCGGGCTGGTAGCTGGCGAGGTAGCCGGGCCGATCCCGCCCAAGGCCAAGGACATGCTGGAGATCGCCCAGAAGAACAGCATGCGGCTGCTGCTGCTGATCAACGATATTTTGGACATCGAGAAGATCGAGACTGGCAAGATGCGGCTAGATCTGCAGCCCCACGCCCTGCTGCCCATCGTGGAGCACGCGGTAGCCGCCGATCAGAACTACAGCGCGCAGTACAATGTGGCGGTGCGGATCGCCAGCCCCACCCCGGATGTAATCGTGCGCATCGATGCCGACCGTATGCAGCAGGTGCTGGCCAACCTGATCTCGAACGCGGTGAAGTTCTCGCCCCCGGGCAGCGAGGTGCGTATCTGCATCACCACCTACGACGACCGGGTGCGCGTGGCGGTGCAGGATCAAGGCCCCGGCATCACCGATGAGTTCCGCACACGGATCTTCCAGAAGTTTGCCCAGGCCGACGCATCCGACCAGCGCCAGAAGGGCGGCGCTGGTCTGGGCCTCAGCATCTCGAAGACGATCATCGAGCAGTTTGGCGGCCTGATCGGCTTCGAGAGCGAGCCGGGCCAGGGCAGCACCTTCTTCTTCGAGCTGCCGGTGATGCGCGGCTAG
- a CDS encoding AarF/ABC1/UbiB kinase family protein, whose product MWPIVRQARNFGRYRQIAQVLTRYGFGFFLEQVGLAPLLALPRRVARRPLHPVLSGPERLRLALIELGPTFVKLGQAMSTRPDLIPPEYVVALSKLQDAVTPFGSDLAIAMIEADLGKPIGQLFRQFDEVPIAAASLGQVHTAVLHDGSHVVIKIQRPGIDTVVNHDLAILQDLATLAKQHSGLGNQYDFEELAWEFAATLRAELDYRREGRNAERFAKNFVKNPHARVPQIYWEYSSTRILTMERIFGIKINDLARIEAEGLDRKQLAQHACSLILQEIFADGFFHADPHPGNMFAMPGEVICAIDFGQVVVLDRDMTNSLLLLLHAITQHDVAGMLRAMQRLDILSPAGVSASLQRDAGRFLDRFIDQPLEALSARETINELFALVQRHQLRMPAQLAILLKALVMMEGTGVLLDPQLDVFAIARPYTAQALRSLLSPERLASDAWQQARDMGEMAMAMPQQMSSLLRQLNEGELTLKASIHEAHQIANALTQASIRLALAVVLGSFVLGIGLLGVAIALGLGGTLMMVLGSLAGVAVIMVGLALIISFLRRGLN is encoded by the coding sequence ATGTGGCCGATTGTCCGACAGGCCCGCAACTTCGGGCGCTACCGCCAGATCGCCCAGGTGCTCACGCGCTACGGCTTCGGGTTCTTCCTTGAGCAGGTGGGGCTTGCGCCGCTGCTGGCGCTGCCGCGCCGCGTGGCCCGCCGCCCGCTCCACCCCGTGCTGAGCGGCCCCGAGCGGCTGCGCCTGGCCCTGATCGAGCTTGGCCCGACCTTTGTGAAGCTGGGCCAGGCCATGAGCACGCGCCCCGACCTGATCCCCCCCGAGTACGTGGTCGCGCTCAGCAAGCTGCAGGATGCGGTGACGCCCTTCGGATCGGATCTGGCGATCGCCATGATCGAGGCCGACCTGGGCAAGCCGATCGGCCAGCTGTTCCGGCAGTTCGACGAGGTGCCGATCGCCGCCGCCTCGCTGGGGCAGGTGCACACCGCCGTGCTGCACGACGGCAGCCACGTGGTGATCAAGATCCAGCGGCCCGGCATCGACACGGTGGTGAACCACGATCTGGCCATCCTGCAGGATCTGGCGACGCTGGCCAAGCAGCACAGCGGGCTGGGCAACCAGTACGATTTTGAGGAGCTGGCCTGGGAGTTCGCGGCCACGCTGCGGGCCGAGCTAGACTACCGGCGCGAGGGGCGCAACGCCGAGCGCTTCGCCAAGAACTTTGTCAAGAACCCCCACGCCCGCGTGCCGCAGATCTACTGGGAGTATAGCAGCACGCGAATCCTGACCATGGAGCGGATCTTCGGGATCAAGATCAACGATCTGGCCCGGATCGAGGCCGAGGGCCTGGATCGCAAGCAGCTGGCCCAGCACGCCTGCAGCCTCATCCTGCAGGAGATCTTCGCCGACGGCTTCTTTCACGCCGACCCGCACCCTGGCAATATGTTCGCCATGCCCGGCGAGGTGATCTGCGCGATCGACTTCGGCCAGGTGGTGGTGCTGGATCGCGACATGACCAACAGCCTGCTGCTGCTGCTGCACGCGATCACCCAGCACGATGTGGCCGGGATGCTGCGGGCCATGCAGCGGCTCGACATCCTGTCGCCCGCCGGGGTCAGCGCGTCGCTGCAGCGGGATGCGGGCCGGTTTCTCGACCGCTTCATCGACCAGCCGCTGGAGGCGCTCTCGGCGCGGGAGACGATCAACGAGCTGTTCGCGCTGGTGCAGCGGCACCAGCTGCGCATGCCCGCGCAGCTCGCCATCCTGCTGAAGGCCCTGGTGATGATGGAGGGCACCGGCGTGCTGCTCGACCCGCAGCTGGATGTGTTTGCGATCGCGCGGCCCTACACCGCTCAGGCGCTGCGCAGCCTGCTCTCGCCCGAGCGGCTGGCGAGCGACGCCTGGCAGCAGGCCCGCGACATGGGCGAGATGGCCATGGCCATGCCGCAGCAGATGTCGTCGCTGCTGCGCCAGCTCAATGAGGGCGAGCTGACGCTCAAGGCCAGCATCCACGAGGCCCACCAGATCGCCAACGCGCTGACCCAGGCTAGCATCCGGCTGGCGCTGGCGGTGGTGCTGGGGTCGTTTGTGCTGGGCATCGGGCTGCTGGGGGTGGCCATAGCGCTGGGGCTGGGCGGCACGCTGATGATGGTGCTGGGCTCGCTGGCGGGTGTGGCGGTGATCATGGTGGGGCTGGCGCTGATCATCAGCTTCCTGCGGCGTGGGCTGAACTAG